In one window of Saccharomyces paradoxus chromosome VII, complete sequence DNA:
- the TOS3 gene encoding serine/threonine protein kinase TOS3 (Protein kinase~similar to YGL179C): MVLLKEPVQPLPQSSLLYNNASNSSSRIKETKKVKLSYNPLTKRQILNNFEILATLGNGRYGKVKLARDLDTGGLVAIKILNKFEKRSGYSLQLKVESPRVNQEIEVMKRCHHENVVELYEILNDPESSKVYLVLEYCSRGPVKWCPENKMEIKAVGPSILTFQQSRKIVLDVISGLEYLHFRGVTHRDIKPSNLLISSNGTVKISDFGVATSTAAGSTNIQSSHEQLLQYKALGTPAFLAPELCSAERACFCPFAIDIWSLGVTLYCLLFGRLPFNANSGLELFDNIINKPLEFPSYDEMLNRGTSDITVEEYSDAKDLLNELLQKDPDKRIKLAEIKAHPFICHYGQNVATSLLTNLETFREFKVSPPSSCKRVELLSLPVNSSFASLDSVYMENFDYNNLRNSVDRNSTYFPPAYDANTLSPSAYHSVGSRESSYSSFSSFTSSTPFASQVSIQDAPSISDQQCLTDENGSSLRVNFCGLPQHTTMSPLGEYSFEGTRADLSPALTPIGNLPQRMKAHLVEGKSNSKDDLKIEADASLVFEASDAQRTRRRMSLYKL; encoded by the coding sequence ATGGTACTACTTAAAGAACCTGTTCAGCCGCTGCCTCAATCATCTCTGTTATATAATAATGCGAGCAATAGTAGTAGTCGTATAAAAGagacaaaaaaagtcaaaTTATCTTATAATCCCTTAACAAAGAGACAAATCCTTAacaactttgaaattttagCCACTTTGGGTAATGGACGGTATGGCAAAGTGAAATTAGCAAGGGACCTCGACACAGGTGGGTTGGTTGCGATAAAAATTCTTAATAAAttcgaaaaaagaagcgGCTATTCTCTTCAATTAAAAGTAGAAAGTCCAAGGGTTAATCAAGAGATCGAGGTAATGAAAAGATGTCATCACGAAAACGTTGTGGAATTATAcgaaattttgaatgatCCCGAGAGCTCAAAAGTTTATCTTGTATTGGAATATTGCTCAAGGGGGCCCGTTAAATGGTGTCcagaaaacaaaatggAGATAAAAGCGGTGGGGCCTTCAATACTCACTTTTCAACAGTCGAGGAAGATAGTTTTAGATGTGATATCGGGTCTGGAGTATCTACATTTCCGGGGAGTAACGCATCGAGATATCAAGCCATCGAACCTGttaatttcatcaaatggAACAGTGAAAATATCTGATTTTGGCGTTGCCACTTCAACTGCCGCCGGAAGTACTAATATTCAATCATCGCATGAACAACTTTTACAATATAAGGCATTAGGAACTCCTGCTTTTCTTGCGCCTGAGCTTTGTTCCGCTGAAAGGGCATGTTTCTGCCCATTCGCCATTGACATCTGGTCATTGGGGGTTACTCTGTACTGTTTGTTGTTTGGAAGATTACCCTTTAATGCCAATTCTGGATTGGAACTATTCGACaacattatcaataagCCTTTAGAATTCCCGTCTTATGACGAAATGTTAAACCGTGGCACCTCAGACATCACAGTCGAAGAGTACAGTGATGCTAAAGATTTACTGAACGAGCTATTGCAGAAAGATCCTGATAAGCGGATAAAATTAGCAGAAATCAAGGCACATCCATTTATATGCCATTATGGTCAAAATGTTGCGACATCCCTATTGACCAATTTGGAGACGTTCCGTGAGTTCAAAGTTTCACCACCCTCTTCATGCAAAAGGGTAGAATTGCTCAGCCTACCAGTAAATTCGTCTTTTGCCTCTTTAGATAGCGTTTATatggaaaattttgattaCAACAACCTTAGGAATAGTGTTGACAGAAATTCAACATATTTTCCACCAGCATACGACGCAAATACCTTATCACCCTCAGCGTATCACAGCGTTGGTTCTAGGGAGTCATCCTATTCGtccttttcctctttcACATCATCCACACCCTTCGCATCTCAGGTCAGTATTCAGGATGCCCCGTCCATTAGTGATCAGCAATGCTTGACAGATGAGAACGGAAGTTCATTAAGGGTCAATTTTTGCGGGCTCCCGCAACATACAACTATGTCCCCTCTTGGAGAATATTCCTTCGAAGGCACCAGAGCAGATTTGAGCCCTGCTCTGACCCCTATCGGTAATTTGCCTCAACGAATGAAAGCACACCTGGTGGAAGGGAAATCTAATAGTAAGGATGACCTTAAAATAGAGGCAGATGCATCACTTGTATTTGAGGCTAGCGACGCCCAGCGTACGAGAAGGCGAATGTCGCTTTATAAGCTTTAG
- the MPT5 gene encoding Mpt5p (mRNA-binding protein of the PUF family~similar to YGL178W): MSYNHQPQLSINSVQSLLEPVTPPPLAQMNNKRNHQKAHSLDLSGFNQFISSTQSPLALMNSTSTSNSANAFSPNPNAASNSTGLSASMANPPAILPLINEFDLDMDDPKRKLSNDFTVVAPANSGVNTSSLTMETPSSSVTPAASLRNFSNNNNTASKCGVDNSSFGLSSSTSSSMVEINALPLRDLDYIKLATDQFGCRFLQKKLETPSESNMVRDLMYEQIKPFFLDLILDPFGNYLVQKLCDYLTAEQKTLLIQTIYPNVFQISINQYGTRSLQKIIDTVDNEVQIDLIIKGFSQEFTSIEQVVTLINDLNGNHVIQKCIFKFSPSKFGFIIDAIVEQNNIITISTHKHGCCVLQKLLSVCTLQQIFKISVKIVQFLPGLINDQFGNYIIQFLLDIKELDFYLLAELFNRLSNELCQLSCLKFSSNVVEKFIKKLFRIITGFIINNSRGASQRTAVASDDVVNASMNILLTTIDIFTVNLNVLIRDNFGNYALQTLLDVKNYSPLLSYNKNGNAIGQNTSSTLNYGNFCNDFSLKIGNLIVLTKELLPSIKTTSYAKKIKLKVKAYAEATGIPFTDISPQASAVSHNNFQTINNENKNPNNKNSHNHNHNHNHNHNHNNNNNNNQKSHTRHFSLPANAYHRRSNSSVTNNFSNQYAQDQKIHSPQQIMNFNQNAYPSMGAPSFNSQTNPPLVSHNSLQNFDNRQFVNLMAHPNPTAPIHSFSSSNIANVNPSVSRGFKQPGFTMNETDKISANHFSPYSSANSQNFNESFVPRMPYQTEGANWDSSLSMKSQHIGQGPYSQVNMSRNASVSNMPAMNTARTSDELQFTLP, translated from the coding sequence ATGTCTTACAATCACCAGCCTCAACTATCTATTAACTCTGTCCAATCACTCTTGGAGCCCGTGACCCCTCCGCCTTTGGCCCAGATGAACAACAAGAGAAACCACCAGAAGGCTCATTCGCTTGATCTCTCCGGTTTTAATCAGTTCATATCATCTACACAATCTCCCTTGGCTTTGATGAATAGCACATCGACTTCGAATTCTGCTAATGCATTCTCCCCTAATCCTAATGCTGCTAGCAACTCTACTGGTCTTTCAGCCTCTATGGCAAATCCTCCAGCCATTCTTCCATTAATCAATGAGTTTGACCTGGACATGGATGATCCTAAGAGAAAATTAAGCAATGATTTCACGGTTGTTGCTCCTGCTAACTCTGGCGTCAATACTTCCAGTTTAACTATGGAAACACCATCCTCTTCAGTGACTCCTGCAGCATCTCTCAGAAATTTcagcaacaataataacactgCCTCTAAATGTGGAGTGGATAATTCATCATTTGGTTTGAGTAGCTCTACATCTTCGTCTATGGTCGAAATAAATGCCCTCCCCCTTAGAGATTTGGATTATATCAAACTTGCCACTGATCAATTTGGTTGCCgtttccttcaaaaaaaattagaaactCCTAGCGAATCCAATATGGTGAGAGACTTGATGTATGAACAAATTAAGCCGTTTTTCTTGGATCTTATTTTGGATCCATTCGGTAACTATTTGGTTCAAAAACTATGCGATTATTTAACTGCTGAACAAAAGACACTATTAATACAAACAATATATCCAAACGTTTTCCAAATATCTATCAATCAATACGGAACTCGTTCTTTACAGAAAATTATAGACACCGTCGATAACGAAGTTCAAATCGATCTTATTATCAAGGGATTTTCTCAAGAATTTACTTCGATTGAACAAGTTGTTACTTTGATAAACGATTTAAATGGTAACCATGtgattcaaaaatgtattttcaaattctcgCCATCAAAATTTGGCTTTATCATAGATGCTATTGTAGAACAAAATAACATTATCACCATTTCTACTCATAAACACGGTTGTTGTGTACTACAAAAACTGCTCAGCGTTTGTACTTTAcaacaaattttcaaaatttctgtGAAAATTGTGCAGTTTTTACCTGGATTAATTAACGATCAGTTCGGTAATTATATCATCCAATTCTTATTAgatatcaaagaattgGACTTTTATTTGTTGGCTGAGTTATTCAATCGTTTATCCAATGAATTATGTCAATTATCTTGTTTGAAATTCTCCTCAAATGTCgtggaaaaattcattaaGAAATTATTTAGAATCATCACTGGATTCATTATTAATAATAGTCGGGGGGCCTCCCAAAGGACTGCAGTCGCTTCTGATGACGTTGTCAATGCTTCTATGAACATTCTTTTGACTACTATTGATATATTTACTGTCAACTTGAATGTTCTAATAAGGGATAATTTTGGTAATTATGCACTACAAACGTTACTAGACGTTAAGAACTATTCCCCTCTGCTTTCTtacaacaaaaatggtaatGCAATTGGGCAAAATACCTCTAGTACATTGAATTATGGTAACTTTTGTaatgatttttcattaaaaattGGGAACTTAATCGTCCTTACCAAAGAATTACTTCCAAGTATTAAAACCACATCTtatgcaaagaaaattaagTTGAAAGTTAAAGCTTATGCAGAAGCAACAGGTATACCATTTACTGACATATCTCCTCAAGCCAGTGCAGTGAGTCATAACAATTTCCAAACGATtaacaatgaaaataagaaccctaataacaaaaacagTCATAATCATAATCATAATCATAATCATAATCATAACcacaataacaataacaataataatcaaAAGAGTCATACCCGTCATTTTTCCTTACCAGCTAATGCTTATCATAGAAGAAGTAACAGCTCTGTAaccaataatttttcaaaccaaTATGCACAAGATCAGAAAATTCATTCTCCGCAACAAATTATGAACTTCAACCAAAACGCATATCCCTCGATGGGAGCACCTTCTTTCAATTCTCAAACTAACCCACCATTAGTTAGCCATAATTCGTTACAAAACTTCGACAATCGCCAGTTTGTAAATTTAATGGCACACCCAAATCCCACTGCACCAATCCATTCGTTCTCGTCATCTAACATTGCCAATGTGAATCCTTCTGTTTCGAGAGGATTTAAGCAGCCTGGGTTTACAATGAACGAGACTGACAAGATCAGTGCTAATCATTTCTCTCCATACTCTAGTGCAAATAGTCAAAACTTCAACGAATCATTTGTGCCTCGTATGCCATATCAAACGGAAGGCGCAAACTGGGATTCAAGTTTGTCAATGAAGTCACAGCATATTGGCCAAGGGCCATATAGTCAAGTCAATATGAGCCGCAACGCTAGTGTTTCCAATATGCCAGCCATGAATACTGCTAGAACATCTGATGAACTTCAATTCACTTTACCATga
- a CDS encoding uncharacterized protein (similar to YGL176C): protein MVPNLPGFYYDRERRRYFRISENRSIPTPGTTSQYSKDNIKRQSVQARYDKELFIIKRKRQQTLQKYKISLLNPLERAFRPLPYEKYIIGLGMQYAFHSHSEGHNSHRSITTKSLNVPNIMQIGVLANYILLVTQEGSYQNKLAFATSKGYIVGFSSLDNCSEENFFIGFSMAEFNPVLKYKSEPTDLFKTMKLERTIAAKEGPSHYFYHNINSRSNVHTFAIFMQDPSSLKLLKVRQVKLKENCQVHDSLVVGDTLIVTVNDCCHFYDFVPETFPNPYVFFPGRSSRKSKKRSDITSLSFRLQGDALLPPKKSNSAVFYIGYRNGDSMAMTFSNITNMTLLQCLRTNDMTLKRQNQPIRSFLKSIVSIKALNNKGLIIMSGMAEKEDVQQLIIADTFLEDTLAEKPVISFKTKFLNVTKDTEIFEVSDDGRYFIYGSTSARNGKGDFEVFCTVLSGNLGYEKSEGGNITLYPIRVMKDYCRLENPQSEFIHLHSAFMPSMHVKMRGTVGTLCRQNDTSPHDISEEVLSQKVCCLIRREDSPYNGANVLVTSALV, encoded by the coding sequence ATGGTACCTAACTTGCCCGGGTTTTACTATGATAGAGAACGGCGACGCTATTTTCGCATATCTGAAAATCGAAGCATTCCCACCCCAGGAACAACGAGCCAGTACAGTAAAGATAATATAAAGCGACAATCTGTTCAGGCAAGATACGATAAAGAATTATTTAtaataaagagaaaacGTCAGCAAACATTGCAAAAGTATAAGATCAGTCTTCTAAATCCGTTGGAACGGGCTTTTCGACCTTTACCATATGAAAAGTACATAATTGGTCTAGGCATGCAGTATGCATTCCATTCTCATAGTGAAGGTCACAACTCACATCGTTCTATCACCACAAAATCACTTAATGTTCCAAACATCATGCAGATAGGAGTATTAGCAAATTATATCTTATTAGTTACCCAAGAAGGATCTTATCAAAATAAACTAGCATTTGCAACAAGCAAGGGTTACATCGTAGGATTTTCGTCCCTCGATAATTGTTCCgaagaaaatttctttatagGCTTTTCCATGGCTGAATTCAATCCTGTGCTAAAATATAAGTCTGAGCCGACTGATTTGTTCAAAACAATGAAACTTGAGAGAACAATTGCGGCCAAGGAAGGGCCGAgccattatttttatcataaTATTAATTCCAGATCTAACGTGCATACCTTTGCCATATTCATGCAAGATCCTTCTTCACTAAAACTGCTTAAAGTTCGTCAAGTCAaactcaaagaaaattgcCAAGTGCATGATTCTCTCGTTGTTGGAGACACATTGATTGTTACCGTAAATGATTGCTGTCATTTTTATGATTTTGTTCCCGAGACCTTCCCTAATCcatatgttttttttcctggAAGAAGCTCAAggaaatccaaaaaaaggagTGACATTacttctttatcatttcgTCTCCAAGGAGATGCTTTATTACCACCAAAAAAGTCGAACTCCGCTGTGTTTTATATTGGATATAGAAATGGCGATTCTATGGCAATGACCTTCAGCAATATTACGAATATGACATTATTACAGTGCCTTAGGACCAACGATATGACGctgaaaagacaaaatcAACCTATCAGAAGTTTCTTGAAATCTATTGTTTCCATAAAAGCTTTGAATAATAAGGGACTAATAATTATGTCTGGAATGGCAGAAAAAGAGGATGTGCAACAACTAATTATCGCAGATACGTTTCTGGAGGACACCTTGGCTGAAAAACCGGTTATATCTTTCAAAACTAAGTTCTTAAACGTGACTAAAGATACAGAAATCTTTGAGGTGTCGGATGATGGACGCTACTTCATTTATGGTTCTACAAGTGCTAGGAATGGCAAGGGTGATTTCGAGGTATTTTGTACTGTTTTATCTGGAAATCTTGGCTACGAAAAATCTGAAGGTGGAAATATCACCCTGTATCCAATAAGAGTTATGAAAGACTACTGTAGGTTAGAAAACCCTCAGTCTGAATTTATACACCTACACTCGGCGTTCATGCCGTCAATGCACGTAAAAATGCGTGGTACTGTAGGAACTCTATGTAGACAGAATGATACTTCACCTCACGATATTTCTGAAGAGGTACTTTCTCAAAAAGTATGCTGCTTAATCCGAAGAGAAGATAGTCCTTATAATGGGGCCAACGTCCTCGTAACGTCCGCTTTGGTTTAG
- the SAE2 gene encoding ssDNA endodeoxyribonuclease SAE2 (Endonuclease required for telomere elongation~similar to YGL175C), with product MVTDEENVHLKSSLPILKKLSLDELLNVQHDVTTLIAKRVQALQNGSKCVFEGPSSILVESVCHQKNVLQQSSQSSVGAGEQDSEDFILTQFDEDIKKESPKFHHRNENKTAVQLPLVTMSPSKNKRKISEFSSPLNGPGNLSDLEDCSDTVIHEIDHNKENKTRKILGIELQKPEFTLPNFYKQDKDSLLFDFNTNPLTKRAWILEDFRPNEDIAPVKRGRRKLERFYAQVGKPEDSKHRSLSVVMESQNSDYEFAFDNLRNRSKSPPGFGRLDFPSTQEGNEDKKKSQEIIRKKTKYRFLMASNNKIPPYEREYVFKREQLNRIVDDGCFFWSDKLLQIYARC from the coding sequence ATGGTGactgatgaagaaaatgtgCATCTAAAGTCAAGCTTACCCATTCTCAAGAAGCTCAGTCTCGATGAACTATTAAATGTGCAGCATGACGTGACTACGCTAATAGCGAAACGTGTCCAAGCACTTCAAAATGGAAGTAAATGTGTTTTCGAAGGACCTAGCAGTATATTGGTTGAAAGTGTATGtcaccaaaaaaatgttcTTCAACAATCTTCGCAGTCGTCAGTAGGAGCAGGTGAGCAAGATTCTGAAGATTTCATCCTTACTCAGTTTGATGAGGacataaagaaagaatcaccaaaatttcatcatcgtaatgaaaataaaaccGCTGTGCAATTACCGCTGGTTACTATGTCACCCAGTAAGAACAAACGGAAAATTTCAGAGTTTAGTTCACCTTTAAACGGCCCTGGTAACTTAAGTGATTTAGAAGATTGCTCTGATACCGTAATCCATGAGATAGATCATAATAaagagaacaaaacaagaaaaatattagGAATAGAGCTACAGAAACCTGAATTTACTTTGccaaatttttacaaaCAAGATAAGGACAGTTTACTGTTTGACTTCAATACGAACCCTTTAACAAAGCGAGCCTGGATCCTTGAAGACTTTAGGCCAAATGAAGATATCGCCCCGGTTAAGAGAGGAAGGAGAAAGTTGGAGCGATTTTATGCCCAAGTTGGTAAGCCGGAGGATTCTAAGCACAGATCACTGTCGGTAGTGATGGAATCGCAAAATTCCGATTACGAATTTGCGTTCGATAACTTGAGGAATAGATCGAAATCCCCACCAGGGTTTGGCAGACTAGACTTTCCCTCCACCCAGGAAGGGAATGaggacaaaaaaaaatctcaGGAAATCATCAGAAAAAAGACGAAATATAGGTTTTTAATGGCAAGCAACAACAAGATCCCACCGTACGAGAGAGAATATGTATTCAAAAGGGAACAATTGAATCGAATTGTCGACGATGGATGTTTCTTCTGGAGTGATAAACTACTGCAGATATATGCTAGATGTTAA
- the BUD13 gene encoding Bud13p (Subunit of the RES complex~similar to YGL174W), whose amino-acid sequence MALHQYLSETYGPTKPKNKTRKKKKESKSDANSDKNSLIVKERLSILQQEQKKSGVTSISKFGKQNSKNIWKNLETNELSHAITHSSTSLITGYNNKSDVQETSTQEPLTTVAGKQKTRETIYRDAQGHKIQENCKIDNSISSRSKYEDDKAAEREQYLRTLNMGDVQKLGINVDSHEKKSQTSSNLTVEDPATRFTHDEKEVIKTSLLGRKLYDKVAPENRFAITPGSRWDGVHRSNGFEEKWFAKQNEINEKRVQSYTLQEDY is encoded by the coding sequence ATGGCATTGCATCAATATTTATCGGAAACTTATGGGCCCACAAAACCTAAGAATAAGAcgagaaagaagaagaaagagtCAAAATCAGACGCCAATTCTGAcaaaaattcattaatAGTGAAAGAACGGTTAAGTATACTGCAACAAGAACAGAAGAAGTCAGGAGTTACTTCAATCAGCAAGTTTGGCAAACAGAACAGCAAGAATATATGGAAGAACTTGGAGACAAACGAGCTCTCCCATGCAATAACGCATTCCTCTACATCGTTAATTACTGGCTATAATAACAAGAGCGATGTACAGGAAACGAGCACTCAAGAGCCACTTACCACAGTAGCAGGCAAACAGAAAACACGAGAAACCATATACAGAGACGCTCAAGGTCACAaaatacaagaaaattGCAAAATAGACAACTCCATTTCTAGCCGATCTAAATATGAAGATGACAAAGCCGCGGAAAGAGAACAATACCTGAGAACTTTAAATATGGGAGACGTTCAAAAGCTAGGAATAAACGTAGATTCCCACGAGAAGAAAAGTCAAACATCCTCGAACCTGACGGTGGAAGATCCTGCAACGAGATTTACACATGACGAAAAAGAGGTCATAAAAACGTCGTTACTGGGCCGCAAGCTTTATGATAAGGTAGCACCTGAGAACAGGTTTGCCATCACACCAGGATCAAGATGGGACGGTGTGCACAGATCAAATggttttgaagaaaaatggttTGCTAAGCAAAACGAGATCAATGAGAAGAGAGTACAAAGTTATACCTTACAAGAAGATTACTGA